The nucleotide window CGGTGATCTGATTTTTCACCGACGCCCGCCTTGCCATGGCGGGCGGGGACGGTATCGTGCGGTTCTTTCCCGCGATGACGCCGTTCCTGCGTAAACTTCTGGGCATGAACTGGATGCTTGTCCTGGTCATGTATGGCATCCTGATCTTCGGCCTCTTCATGGTGGAGAGCGCCGCCCGCCACCTGCCTTACCCGGCTGACAAGCACGATCTCTTTCCCTCCGCCGGGCTCTACTACGCCCATCTGGACAAGTACTGGATCGCGGCCGGCAGCGTCGCTTTCTTCGCCGCTTCGTTCGTGAACTACCGCTGGATCCGTTGGCTGGGCATCCCTGTTTATCTCGTCAGCCTCGGGTTGATGGGCGTGGCGATGGTGCAGAAGAACGCGGTCTATCAGGTGCATTTCGGCTCCTTCTCGTTCCAGCCCGCACAGCTCGGCATCTTCTCCGGCATCGTCATGATTGCCTGGCTGATGCAGGACCTGCCCAAGCTCCATCGCATCTTTGGCTCGCCCCTCGCGCGGATCGGAATCATCGGTGTGACCTCCGCCATCCCCTTTCTGCTGGTCATGAAGATGGGGGACATGGGTTCCGCGCTGGTGTGGGTTCCCGTGATCGTGGTGGCGCTGGTGATCGGAGGCGTGCCCTTCCGCTACCTCTCGTTCATGACCTTCATCAGCATCGGGTTGCTTCCGCTCATCAACTTCATCGCGCTGCCGATGTTGTCGAAGCGCGGTCCGGAACGTATCGATACCTGGCTGCGCATGGCCCAGGGTCAGGAGGTGGACAAGAACGGCGATGCCTACGCCGCCTACTACGTGTCCATGGCCATTGGTAAGTCCGGTTGGAAAGGTGCGGGCTGGAACGCCAGCGCCGATTCCGGATCGCTGCACGCCCGCAAGTTGATCCCCTTCCTCACCGCCCACAATGACTACATCTTCGGCGTGATTGGAGAGGAACTCGGTTTCCGCGGCAGCCTGCTTCTCATCACGGCCTATGGGATACTGCTGATCCAGTGCCTGTTCATCGCCTTTTACAGCAAGGACGTGTCAGGGCGCCTCATCTGTTGTCTGGTGGTCGCATTGTTCTTCGCGCACATTTTCGAGAACATCGGCATGGACGTGCTGCTGCTGCCCATCACCGGTATCCCGCTGCCGCTCATCAGCTACTCCGGCACTTTCATCGTGATCTGCATGTTCCTGCTCGGGCTGGTGCAGAGCGTATGGATCCATCGCAACGACGGAGTGGAGGAAGAGCCCGTGGAGGCTTGAGCAAGGAGCAGGGACATTCCTGTTCCGTTCTTGAAATGAAGCAGCCAGCAAAGCTGGGTGGTTTTCAACACGGGACAGGAATGTCCCTGCTCCTTGGAGTCACAGCTTCTTCACCTTGATCGTCACGGACCGCTGCGTGCCGTCACGTGGATCAGTTGCGATCAGCACATGTGTCCCGGGCTGTAGGACCACCGCGGCCTCCGGAGCCGCTGCTTCGACCGCCAGTGTGGGCGATGACCACACCGCCGTACCCGGCAGATTGGTCGCCACACGCAATCTTTTGCCACCCGAGGGCAGCTCCGGATCGAGCAGGCAGGTGATCCCATCCAGCGGCGCGAGAATCTTCAGCGGCTCTTGTGCCGGACGCTCGGCTGCCAATGCGAGTTCATTGCGCCGACGGTTGTCCGTGCTCTTGAACCACTCCTGATACATCGCATCGAGCACCACATGGCCCTCCGCATCATAGTCCTCCGCTGCGGCGGGCAGCGGCTGCCGGTCGGTGAGACAGAGCTCGCTGCGCGGCACGATAGTCCCCCATGCATGCGGCAGCGCCTTGCCGGTGCGTTCATCCACGCCGAGCTCCATCACTCCCTCCGGACGAGGCAACCATTCCGCCGCGCTGTCGCGCTGCACGCGCACCAGCGTGCGATGAAAAATCGGTCCCGCACCCGCGACTCCGGACAAGCCCTTGATTGGCGTCTGGTCGAAGTTCCCCGCCCACACGCCCACGGTGAAATCCTTCGTGAAGCCCACGCACCAGTTGTCATGGAAATCCGAGGACGTGCCCGTCTTTGCTCCGCACTTGAACGGCAGTTCCAGCGGCCCGTGCCGGCCGAACGAGGGCGCGCGCGCATCCGCATCGGAGAGAATGTCCGCCACCAGCCACGCGCAGCGCGCGTCAAACGCCCGCCGGGGTTCCTCCTGAGGTGTGGAGAGGAATAGCCGCGGTGGGAAATACATCCCTCCGCGCGCGAGCGTCGCATACGCGTTGGTCAGTTCCAGCAAACGCACCGGGGCATTGCCGATGGTCAGGCCGAGTCCGTAGTGATCCGGTCGCTCGTCGAGCGTGGTGAGCCCGAGATCGGTGAGCAGATGATACAACGGCTCCGGCCCGCCGAGATCGTTCAGCTCACGGATCGCCGGTACGTTCAATGAACATGCCAGCGCCGTGCGGATCGACACCGGACCGCGATGCGTGTGGTCGAAGTTGCCGGGAAGATTGAGCCCCTCCGGCGTGCGGAAGCGTGTGGGGATGTCCGCCACGATCGAACCCGGATAGCGGCCCGTGCTTTGGAACGAGAGCAGGTAGGTGAACGGCTTCAATGTCGAGCCCGGCGAACGCGGAGCCAGCGCTCCGTTGATCTGCCCGCCGCGCGGATCGTTCCAATTACCGGACGACACCAGCGCGAGGATGTCACCCGTCGCATTGTCGATCACCACCACCGCCGCATGACGCAGGTTCGCACCGCGCAGCGCGGCAAGCTCTTCACGCACGATCGTTTCCACATCCCGCTGCAACGGCAGATCGAGGGTGGTCTGGAGATCGTGTCCTTCGCTTCCCACAGGTGGTGAAAGCCACGGAGCCACCGGCTTTTCTTCCAAGGGCCGCAGCCCGGGTTGCTCGCCGATGGCTGCGGAAATCCGATCCGCTGGCGTCGCTCCAGCTTTGGCCAACCGACCAAGCACCACGTTCCGCCGTGCGATCGCCTGATCGGGCCGCTTGAGCGGATTGAGGCGCGTCGGGGCCTGCGGCAGACCCGCCAGCAACGCGCACTCGCCGAGCGAGAGATCCGCCAGCGGCTTCTGGAGCAGGTGCCGAGCCGCCTCCATCGGTCCTCTACGACGATTGCCGTAGTCGAGCCGGTTGAAATACGCGGTCAGGATCTGTTCCTTCGTCCACGTCATTTCCAAACGCCGCGCGCCCAGTGTCTCGCGGATCTTTGCCATCAATCCGCGGCTCGTCGGTGGCGATGAAATCTTCACCAACTGCTGCGTGATGGTGGAGGCCCCGGACACCACGCGGCG belongs to Luteolibacter ambystomatis and includes:
- a CDS encoding FtsW/RodA/SpoVE family cell cycle protein: MNWMLVLVMYGILIFGLFMVESAARHLPYPADKHDLFPSAGLYYAHLDKYWIAAGSVAFFAASFVNYRWIRWLGIPVYLVSLGLMGVAMVQKNAVYQVHFGSFSFQPAQLGIFSGIVMIAWLMQDLPKLHRIFGSPLARIGIIGVTSAIPFLLVMKMGDMGSALVWVPVIVVALVIGGVPFRYLSFMTFISIGLLPLINFIALPMLSKRGPERIDTWLRMAQGQEVDKNGDAYAAYYVSMAIGKSGWKGAGWNASADSGSLHARKLIPFLTAHNDYIFGVIGEELGFRGSLLLITAYGILLIQCLFIAFYSKDVSGRLICCLVVALFFAHIFENIGMDVLLLPITGIPLPLISYSGTFIVICMFLLGLVQSVWIHRNDGVEEEPVEA
- a CDS encoding transglycosylase domain-containing protein gives rise to the protein MAIPLALAALWAFGWFVLPFLVPLPAGLGTEPAASPVLLDRHGEPIRRLTLDDFSRSEPVTLADLPPDFIACTLAAEDKRFFQHGGVDLLATCRAVRDLVAHRRVVSGASTITQQLVKISSPPTSRGLMAKIRETLGARRLEMTWTKEQILTAYFNRLDYGNRRRGPMEAARHLLQKPLADLSLGECALLAGLPQAPTRLNPLKRPDQAIARRNVVLGRLAKAGATPADRISAAIGEQPGLRPLEEKPVAPWLSPPVGSEGHDLQTTLDLPLQRDVETIVREELAALRGANLRHAAVVVIDNATGDILALVSSGNWNDPRGGQINGALAPRSPGSTLKPFTYLLSFQSTGRYPGSIVADIPTRFRTPEGLNLPGNFDHTHRGPVSIRTALACSLNVPAIRELNDLGGPEPLYHLLTDLGLTTLDERPDHYGLGLTIGNAPVRLLELTNAYATLARGGMYFPPRLFLSTPQEEPRRAFDARCAWLVADILSDADARAPSFGRHGPLELPFKCGAKTGTSSDFHDNWCVGFTKDFTVGVWAGNFDQTPIKGLSGVAGAGPIFHRTLVRVQRDSAAEWLPRPEGVMELGVDERTGKALPHAWGTIVPRSELCLTDRQPLPAAAEDYDAEGHVVLDAMYQEWFKSTDNRRRNELALAAERPAQEPLKILAPLDGITCLLDPELPSGGKRLRVATNLPGTAVWSSPTLAVEAAAPEAAVVLQPGTHVLIATDPRDGTQRSVTIKVKKL